Below is a genomic region from Brassica oleracea var. oleracea cultivar TO1000 chromosome C9, BOL, whole genome shotgun sequence.
GTCTTCCTATATATATACCTAAAGTAAGTTGTCAAATTCTCAACTTTAGTATACAAAATACAAAAGAGAAGTTGATGAATTGTTTTACTGAAGATAATGGTAAAGAGATAGTAGTGTATGGTTAAAAGTTTTATGTTGGTGGTGGTTGCTTTTTTGTTAAAACTTGCTGGTTTTTTCTTCTGTTCAGGAGCATCGTGTTAAAACAGCTTGTGGTGTTGTGTCTGTCATTGTCTATGGAGATCGAGAAAAGCCAGCATTGATTACTTATCCTGATCTGGCCCTTAACCGTAAGTCTTTACAGGATCCTCTTGTCTGTTTTGCTGACATTTTAATGGTTGTTTGCTTCTTCTTCTTGTTCTTCAGATATGTCATGCTTCCAAGGATTATTCTTCTGCCCTGAAGCAGCTTCCTTGCTACTTCATAACTTCTGCATTTATCATATCAGTCCACCCGGTCATGAGGTCCATAAATTTAGTTTCTCTTTTAAGTTTGGTAATTCATTTGCCATATGTGATTACTCACATGATTCCTCTGTTTCCACGAAGAGTTCTTGCAGTTAGGAGCTGCTCCGATTTATCCTACTGATTCAGTCCCTTCTGCTGATGGTTTGGCGGATCAGATCCTTGAAGTGCTCAACTTTTTCGGGTAATGATTGAATGAAGCCCTTATTGAAGTTTACAGACATGTAACTGATGACGTTTAAGCTTTTTTTTTGTTCAGCCTTGGTGCTGTGATGTGTATGGGAGTGACTGCAGGTGCTTACATCCTCACATTATTTGCGGTATGTTCCTATTTTACCTTTACTCTTCTCCACAATCATTTTCCTCAGACAGACATTGTTTTTTAATTATATGTTCTGTGTTTTGAAACTATTCAGATGAAACATAGAGAAAGAGTTTTGGGTTTGATTCTTATCTCACCGCTATGCAAGGCGCCGTCTTGGTCTGAATGGTTTTACAACAGAGTTGTCTCAAACTTGTTGTATTTCTACGGAATGTGTGGAGTGGTAAAAGAGTTTTTGCTTCAGAGATATTTCAGTAAGGTGCGTTAACTGCAGTCACCATTACTAGTTCTGCTCTAATAAAAAATTGGCTGTGAAAAAATGCTTCTTCTTGCAACAGGAAGTCCGTGGTAACATAGAGATTCCAGAGTCAGATATAGCACAAGCTTGCAGAAGAGTCAGTGTTCTACCCTTTCCTTTTCTTGTGTCCTGCTTCATATATATATATATATCTGTATATCAAGTAGTTGACATAGCTTTTGGTAATGTCCACAGCTGCTTGATGAGAGGAAAAGTGTAAACGTCATGCGGTTTCTTGATGCCATTGATCGGTAAAACAACAAACATCTTAGCAGCATTTTTGTCGAATATTGGCTTTCTTAATTTGACGTAGAACTAAACATTTGCTCTTGCAGGAGACCTGACATCTCAAATGGATTGAAGAAACTAAAATGCAGGACGCTTATCTTTATCGGAGATCAGTCTCCCTTCTATTCAGAAGCTGTTCACATGGCAGCAAATTTGGATAGAGGATACTGTGCTTTGGTTGAGGTTCAGGCTTGTGGTTCGATGGTAACGGAGGAGCAACCACATGCAAT
It encodes:
- the LOC106313761 gene encoding pollen-specific protein SF21-like isoform X1, whose protein sequence is MAESNDSVSVDLGTIYLGGKEHRVKTACGVVSVIVYGDREKPALITYPDLALNHMSCFQGLFFCPEAASLLLHNFCIYHISPPGHELGAAPIYPTDSVPSADGLADQILEVLNFFGLGAVMCMGVTAGAYILTLFAMKHRERVLGLILISPLCKAPSWSEWFYNRVVSNLLYFYGMCGVVKEFLLQRYFSKEVRGNIEIPESDIAQACRRLLDERKSVNVMRFLDAIDRRPDISNGLKKLKCRTLIFIGDQSPFYSEAVHMAANLDRGYCALVEVQACGSMVTEEQPHAMLVPMEYFLMGYGLYRPSYFTESPRSPLSPCCISPELLSPESMGLKLKPIKTRVSTC
- the LOC106313761 gene encoding pollen-specific protein SF21-like isoform X2, which translates into the protein MEHRVKTACGVVSVIVYGDREKPALITYPDLALNHMSCFQGLFFCPEAASLLLHNFCIYHISPPGHELGAAPIYPTDSVPSADGLADQILEVLNFFGLGAVMCMGVTAGAYILTLFAMKHRERVLGLILISPLCKAPSWSEWFYNRVVSNLLYFYGMCGVVKEFLLQRYFSKEVRGNIEIPESDIAQACRRLLDERKSVNVMRFLDAIDRRPDISNGLKKLKCRTLIFIGDQSPFYSEAVHMAANLDRGYCALVEVQACGSMVTEEQPHAMLVPMEYFLMGYGLYRPSYFTESPRSPLSPCCISPELLSPESMGLKLKPIKTRVSTC